From Nerophis lumbriciformis linkage group LG11, RoL_Nlum_v2.1, whole genome shotgun sequence, one genomic window encodes:
- the LOC133610923 gene encoding fibroblast growth factor 21-like: protein MCACCAIATVDEGTTSWRFTLPASLTFYIADSNPLLAFNNQVREGHLYTENHRRGMYLQMTQDGRVSGSEVQTPYSLLQLQSIQTGHIAIKGQRSSLFLCTDSEGSLRGQTHFSEDDCSFRELLLADGYTRFLSAQHGLPVSLASRRSPDRHAIPFTRFLPLKDTLPAEAASEDPPKPETYVNLDSEDLLGMGQNSMLSPHFSVDN, encoded by the exons ATGTGTGCGTGTTGTGCAATTGCTACAGTGGATGAAGGAACCACATCCTGGAGGTTTACG CTTCCTGCTTCTCTAACTTTCTATATTGCTGACTCTAACCCCCTTCTTGCATTTAACAATCAAGTCAGAGAGGGGCATCTTTACACAG AAAATCACAGACGAGGGATGTATCTACAGATGACCCAGGATGGGAGAGTATCCGGAAGTGAAGTCCAGACGCCTTACA GTTTGCTTCAGTTGCAGTCGATACAAACAGGCCACATCGCCATTAAAGGTCAGAGGTCATCCCTGTTTCTATGTACAGACAGTGAGGGCTCTCTGAGGGGGcag ACACACTTCTCAGAGGACGATTGCAGTTTCAGAGAATTGCTGCTGGCGGACGGATACACACGTTTCCTGTCCGCACAGCACGGACTTCCTGTGTCGCTGGCGTCCAGGCGTTCCCCTGATCGACACGCGATACCCTTCACTAGATTCCTGCCACTCAAGGATACTCTTCCAGCGGAGGCTGCATCCGAGGATCCTCCAAAACCAGAGACCTACGTCAACTTGGACTCTGAAGACCTTCTCGGAATGGGTCAGAATTCCATGCTCAGTCCTCATTTCTCAGTGGACAATTGA